The DNA sequence ccgccctgagtccccccgggtgagaagggcggggtataaattctggaaataaaataaataaatattaattgtggccatttcaaatccaacttgaacaaatacacagaactttacaatgaatgccttcagGATACTGACACAGTGATGGAAGACCTTGACCCGTgatgtagaaaaagaaaaaagattgcacctgcagaaaaaccattaGATGTACTGGTAGCATATCTTGTCTGTGGTGGactatttttttctgaatgtgaagaaactttttcagatttcttcaacattgccagtgtcaacaacTACAAATGAAAGATTGTTTTTAgcttttaaacatttgaaaacataaataagaagcacaatggaacaataaagactgactggacttgcattCTTGAGTATCCACCTGAGTTTATCGATGgaacctgatttctgtcaaagtgtactaACACAGTTTTCAGGTGTTTCTAACAGATGctatggtattcttttgtaaccataaattaccaattaagagtcattttcagtttttttaacaCTTGAAAccttgtaactaaaatagaaatgtgatttaattaagtctatataaaaatatagaatgagttaTATAAttcataaaggttttcccttgacattaagtttagttgtgtccaactctgggggttggtgctcatctccatttctaagctgaagagctggcattgtccatagacccccccccccccaaggttatgtggccagcatgactgcatggagcactgttacctacTCTTTATGAATCACTAAAAATATTTCaacaccccccccttttttttttaatctggctATGTTCCTGCTGGAAGGATACATAACTGCTTTCAAAGCATTAAAACACATATTTACAGGGAGGTATATTTCCTGTACTTAGGCTTGTTATGTGATTTACTAAAGTATAAACAGCACAATGGAGAGTTGAACGCAATGCATttattaataaaatgtatatGCCATTTTTTCACCAAAAATCTCAAGAAAGCATATGTAGATATTATTCAATTTTATCAGTGAAATTTTATCATTCTAACAAGATAGACAGGCTAAAAGTGACCTGTTCTTTTCCCAGAAATAATAAACAGAGGTTTGAAACCAACACCACTGAACAACATTGGTTTTGGTCCCTACCAAAGTTAGGGGACAAAGGAAAATTCACAAACAATCAAAAGCTTCTCTTCACAGCATGCAGCATGCAACTTGCCATCTTTGTTAGTTTTTACACAGTTCTTTGTTCCATCAGCAttttttggctctccaggtgccCAGTTTGCAGAATTTGCTGAATCTTGGTTTTCAATGAAGGTAGACTGGTTGCGCCGCTCTAAGACTTTTTGCAGGGCTTtcttctccccttctttctttggaGATGGAATATGACCCCCAGCTTGGATACAAGTGGTATTTGCTTCCTCAAAGTTCCCTTCTTGATCATTGGTGGTATATAATTTTTCACTGCCTGTTGCAAAAGACCGAGCTGGAAGTAGAAAAATACACATGATCAGTGGTTTTATACACTTCCTTATTAAAACCTTAATGGGAAAGTTCATTTGTTCATACAGTGGTCAATATGCCAGCTGCCTCTACAGAGCTACATAATCAACAGTGAACTGTATGCTTCAAGAAAATGATCATCTGAATATGAACAATAGGGTAGAAGATCATGCAGAAGAAATGAAGACAATAATGCAACATGGGAATAGATGAGGTAGGAGTTCTAAGAACTCCTACCTCATCTATTCCCATGTTGCATTATTATCTATTCCCATGTTGCATTATTATCAGTTTTCCTCAACTTGATGCCATTGCTGAGTTGGATTACAGGGGAGGATAATATGGAATATAGAATGCCCTTGTGGAAtgagggaaataataaataaagtctgAAGGCCAAGCTATAACCTCACCATTCACACTTATTAGTCTGAATTCAATCTAGCCCCTTTCAATGGGAAGAGAAATAACTCGGACCTAGATAGGGTTCAATTCCCTGGAAACAATGTTGTCATCTCTGGTCTTTCTTTACCCTTAATATTCAGAGTGCTTTAATTCGAATAGGAGGTCGGTATTATTAGCAAGCCTGAGTCCACAATCTGACTAGGACCACCTTCTGAACTAAAGGCCAATAATTGCTTTTcctccaaagtaaaaaaaaaaaatagccaaattaagtacacttttaaaaaattgaaatgtgtGTATTTTGGCCATTCAGCATCAGGAGACCTTCATATTTCAGTTTGTCAACAACTACTCTGTCTTTGCTCATCTTAGGGATGGGAAGAATATTCAAAATATGGTTGAAAGGGATTTCTTGCATATTGGGAAATTCTGTATATAAGTCTGGGACTTTTTCTACTcaaaattcactttttaaaaccagCAGAGACAGCTTTAGTTTGAGAAAATGGAATTTTCTGCACAATGTATAACTTCTGCACATGGATATCTTTCACTGATATGGAAAATGTAAGAAAACATAAAAGAGTTGATATAACATAACTGATATAAGAAGAGTTAACAAAATATTAGAAGAGTCCAAAGAACTAGTTAGCTCAATAGTTTGTTCATGCAATAGCCAACCAGCTACCCCACTGATGAGGAGTACATTAGAACTTTATCACTTGTGCTCATCAGCATTGCATGacataggctccatctacactggcatataaaatccagattatctgctttgagttagattatatggcaatgtagattcatataatatggatta is a window from the Anolis carolinensis isolate JA03-04 chromosome 3, rAnoCar3.1.pri, whole genome shotgun sequence genome containing:
- the LOC100560788 gene encoding phospholipase A2 inhibitor alpha-like protein, yielding MFQFLMLSVLLLGTCLASPQLAGIKEINDELSRLREDMNNLNKKITKFGESFYTVHKARSFATGSEKLYTTNDQEGNFEEANTTCIQAGGHIPSPKKEGEKKALQKVLERRNQSTFIENQDSANSANWAPGEPKNADGTKNCVKTNKDGKLHAACCEEKLLIVCEFSFVP